One Methanohalophilus mahii DSM 5219 genomic window carries:
- a CDS encoding formylmethanofuran dehydrogenase subunit C, whose product MITIELSNPPDNLCDYTYNFCWNSDFNPDSTVPHQQGTEYTYRDIVGHLKKEDTVQIIGNVGKRLAQGMGASISHLGGSGKTENAGNIMIDGNVAAEAGMGMIAGALYIKGNIEKPLGNIVEVESDRKGYRKFVSITELVCRGLQEKLLQNKLEGNDLLLNDSILRNTLAARCDCEASITVEGDAGNGSGLLMEKGMLLIKGNSGMNTAAHLNGGTIIVKGKCEEFAGAYMKKGTLLAEDPGGHVGADMKGGIIYSKVKANIDPPAKKGKIGREDIRTIRKLTDAKRFDVLRYNKYEAGEEGKYITIKLRDGSLVRRPAD is encoded by the coding sequence ATGATCACGATCGAACTATCAAATCCACCGGACAACCTCTGTGACTACACTTACAACTTTTGCTGGAATAGTGATTTCAATCCGGATTCTACCGTCCCCCACCAGCAAGGCACTGAATATACCTACAGGGACATAGTCGGTCATCTCAAAAAAGAAGACACTGTACAGATCATTGGCAATGTCGGAAAACGCCTTGCTCAGGGAATGGGAGCCAGCATATCCCACCTTGGAGGCAGCGGGAAGACAGAAAATGCCGGCAATATCATGATAGACGGTAATGTTGCCGCTGAAGCAGGTATGGGAATGATAGCCGGCGCCTTATACATAAAAGGAAATATCGAAAAGCCGCTGGGCAATATCGTGGAAGTGGAATCCGATAGAAAAGGATATCGCAAATTCGTGTCAATAACTGAATTGGTCTGCAGGGGATTGCAGGAAAAACTCCTGCAAAACAAACTTGAAGGAAACGACCTCCTGCTCAATGATAGCATCCTGCGCAACACCCTGGCAGCCCGTTGCGATTGTGAGGCCAGCATTACAGTAGAAGGAGATGCAGGCAACGGGAGCGGACTTCTGATGGAAAAGGGAATGTTGCTAATCAAAGGGAATAGTGGAATGAATACTGCTGCTCATCTTAACGGGGGGACAATAATCGTAAAGGGCAAATGTGAGGAATTTGCCGGTGCCTACATGAAAAAAGGAACACTGCTGGCAGAGGATCCGGGCGGCCACGTTGGTGCGGATATGAAGGGCGGGATCATATATTCAAAGGTAAAAGCCAATATTGATCCACCTGCAAAAAAAGGAAAAATCGGCCGGGAAGATATACGTACAATAAGGAAACTTACAGATGCCAAAAGATTCGATGTTTTGCGTTACAATAAATACGAAGCCGGTGAAGAAGGCAAATATATAACGATCAAGCTGCGTGACGGTTCTCTGGTAAGAAGGCCAGCGGATTGA
- a CDS encoding FeoC-like transcriptional regulator: MVLGYKYVLKKMAEMDQRGSISFNALSEGMDMNTRQIKGMLDIMEQMGHVRKIGDINGNPEILSCGTCKSCGCCNSGISYGTTYQLTDKGRRVCST, from the coding sequence ATGGTTCTGGGATACAAGTATGTATTGAAAAAAATGGCAGAAATGGATCAGAGAGGCAGCATCTCCTTCAATGCCCTCTCTGAAGGAATGGATATGAACACTCGGCAGATAAAAGGCATGCTTGATATTATGGAACAAATGGGTCATGTCAGGAAAATCGGGGATATCAATGGTAACCCCGAAATTCTTTCCTGTGGCACCTGTAAATCCTGTGGATGCTGTAACTCTGGAATTTCCTATGGTACTACATACCAGCTGACCGATAAAGGTCGGAGGGTATGCAGTACCTGA